Within Henriciella litoralis, the genomic segment GGCGGGGTCGGCAAATCGACCGTTGCAATCAACCTAGCGGCGTCCTTTGCGAAACTCGGTCTGAAAACCGGGCTGCTCGACGCAGATATTTACGGCCCAAGCGCGCCAACCATGCTCGGCACAACTGATCGCGCGCCGGAAACAGACGCCAATGGCAAGCTCATTCCGGTTGACGCACATGGCATCCGGTCGCTCTCCATCGGTTATCTGTCCGACCCGGATTCGCCGATGATCTGGCGCGGGCCGATCGTCATGTCAGCCATCACGCAGATGCTGAACGATGCGGCCTGGGGCACGCCCGAAGATCCGCTTGACCTGCTCATCATTGATACCCCGCCCGGCACCGGTGACGCCCAGCTCGCCATCGCGCAGAAAGTGCCTGTGACGGCGGCTGTGCTTGTGACCACCCCGCAGGAAGTCGCCTTGGCAGATGTGCGCCGCGGCGCCGCGATGTTTGCCAAGACGGCCGTTCCGGTGCTCGGCATCGTCGAAACAATGAGCTGGTTCGAGGACCCGGCCGGCAACCGCCACTATCTGATGGGCGAAGGGGGCGGCGCGAGAATGGCCGAGACGCTCGGTCTGCCCCTTCTCGGGCAGCTTCCTATGATGGCTTCCATTCGCGAGGGCGGAGACGCTGGCAAACCCGCAGCCATTACAGATGACGCGGCAGGCACACTGTTTCACGAGCTTGCCCGCGCTGTCGCGCTGAACCTGGACAGCCTGCAGACAAAGGCGCCGCCTACAATCATTTTCGAGGACTAATACAATGGCTGACACACTCTATCTGCTGCTTCCCGGCGAAGACCCCGACATGCCCGGTGAGATCTATTTCTGCCCCCCCTGCGCCATGGTCGAAGGGGTTCTTGCCTCCGCGCCGCAGCACGGCAAAAACCTTCAAGTCGAACGCATTCAATGGCCGCGTCCGCGCACGAAGATCGTTGAGCTTATAGGTGAGGAAAACCAGTCCCTGCCGATGTTGCTGTTGGCCGAAGGGGAAACCTCACCGCACCAGACGGGCACAGTCAACGGGCGGGCCTTCATCAACGACCGCGATGCGATCCTTGAAGCCCTCGCCGAACGTCACGGCTTTCCCCGCCCGCACCCCTGAGCGCAGAGACGCGCTCAGGCATTGAAGTTCAACTTCAGTCCCGCTTCGGGCCAGCGGCATTTGATGAGTTGCCCTGTCCCTGACAGGGTAATGTAGGCGTCGCGCATATCCTCACCGCCAAAGGCGATATTCGTCACGAACGGATCAGGCAGCGCGATGTGCGAGTGATTGCCGTCGGGCTGAACCGTCGTGATACCGCCCTTGATGATCGAGGCGACGCAGACATTGCCCGCCGCCGAGATCGCGAGACTGTCGAAATAGCGGAGGTCCGGCATACCCGCCACGACGCGGCCCTTGGTGAAAGGGGTTGCCTGTTTCGCCACGCCCGGGCTTTCCAGATCATACGCCCAGACGCGGCCCGTCATCGTATCGGCAAAATAGACCGTCTGCTCATCCGGCGAGAGACCGATGCCATTCGGGGAGATGTGATTGTAATCCAGCTCCTCAACCGTGCTCGACCCGGCGGCCATATAGTAGATTCCGCCGGTATCGCGGCTGGTCGCATAGGTTTTGCCGAGGTCTGTGAAATAGAGGTTTCCGGCCTTGTCGAAGACAAGATCGTTCGGGCCTTTCAGGGGCCTGTCACCGCAATGGGTGGCAACGACATCTACCTTGCCGGTGTCCAGATCGATCCGCTCAATACGGCCACCCGAATAATCCTTGGGGCAATGACCGGGAATAAGAAGTCCGTCGCGCTCATGATAGAGAAACCCGCCATTATTGGTGCACCAGAGCGCCCCATCTGGCCCGATCGCGAGGCCATTCGGGCCGCCGCCCGGCTCGGCGACGGTTTCAGTTTTGCCGCCCGGCCAGCAGCGGGTAATCTTCTTGCTCTCGATCTCAACGACGATCACCGAGCCATCCGCCATCACGACGGGACCTTCGGGAAACCTCAATCCGTCAGCAAAAACTTCAAAATCCATGTCACTTCGCCTCCTGTTTTTATGCAGGAAGCTTTGCGCGGGAGATGGATCGTTACAAGGCGCGCCCTTGCGGAAAGCCGAAAGGTTTAATTAGCGCTGACCCGCTCAAGAATTCGATAGGTGAAGTCATGGTCATTGCGACGGCTTTTCTTGTAGCTCGTAGAGCCCACCTCACGAAATTCGCCCTCGTCAAATTCCGGGAACCGGGCATCGCCCTCCATCTCAACGTCGACTTCTGTAATGTAGAGAATATCTGAAATGGGCAGGGCCTTGGCATAGACGCTTTGCCCGCCGATGATGAACACTTCATCCTGGCCGTCCTTGGCCGCAATCGCACGCGCGGCAGCGATAGATGCCGTAAGACTTGAATACACGCGCGCGCCAAGCGCCGCATAGGACCAGTCTCGCGTCAGGACGATATTCTGTCGGCCAGGCAGCGGCTTGCGCGGAAGACTCTCCCACGTTGCACGGCCCATAATGATCGGCTTGCCAGCCGTAGCTTGCTTGAACAGCGCCATGTCATCGGCCAGATGCCAAGGCAGATCCCCATCGCGACCGATTACGCCGTTGCGCGCTCGCGCTACGATCAGCGACAACTTTACCTGGTGTGGCATACACCAATATCCTTGCTTTTCCGCCCCCACCTGCGACGGTA encodes:
- a CDS encoding SMP-30/gluconolactonase/LRE family protein, producing MDFEVFADGLRFPEGPVVMADGSVIVVEIESKKITRCWPGGKTETVAEPGGGPNGLAIGPDGALWCTNNGGFLYHERDGLLIPGHCPKDYSGGRIERIDLDTGKVDVVATHCGDRPLKGPNDLVFDKAGNLYFTDLGKTYATSRDTGGIYYMAAGSSTVEELDYNHISPNGIGLSPDEQTVYFADTMTGRVWAYDLESPGVAKQATPFTKGRVVAGMPDLRYFDSLAISAAGNVCVASIIKGGITTVQPDGNHSHIALPDPFVTNIAFGGEDMRDAYITLSGTGQLIKCRWPEAGLKLNFNA
- a CDS encoding dihydrofolate reductase; translation: MPHQVKLSLIVARARNGVIGRDGDLPWHLADDMALFKQATAGKPIIMGRATWESLPRKPLPGRQNIVLTRDWSYAALGARVYSSLTASIAAARAIAAKDGQDEVFIIGGQSVYAKALPISDILYITEVDVEMEGDARFPEFDEGEFREVGSTSYKKSRRNDHDFTYRILERVSAN
- a CDS encoding Mrp/NBP35 family ATP-binding protein, whose protein sequence is MFRRKQRQSGNLEQEIRRALGEPDWLQGVRVKDGGEVTLILEGDPNDLQASEIRRVEAEARAMNVKGVSDVRAMLTAERAPGQTPPNHQHSHAGEPPLRAGSQRVRKGARLSDEALSQGQPGAERAGGIPGISRILVVASAKGGVGKSTVAINLAASFAKLGLKTGLLDADIYGPSAPTMLGTTDRAPETDANGKLIPVDAHGIRSLSIGYLSDPDSPMIWRGPIVMSAITQMLNDAAWGTPEDPLDLLIIDTPPGTGDAQLAIAQKVPVTAAVLVTTPQEVALADVRRGAAMFAKTAVPVLGIVETMSWFEDPAGNRHYLMGEGGGARMAETLGLPLLGQLPMMASIREGGDAGKPAAITDDAAGTLFHELARAVALNLDSLQTKAPPTIIFED
- a CDS encoding DUF3088 domain-containing protein produces the protein MADTLYLLLPGEDPDMPGEIYFCPPCAMVEGVLASAPQHGKNLQVERIQWPRPRTKIVELIGEENQSLPMLLLAEGETSPHQTGTVNGRAFINDRDAILEALAERHGFPRPHP